atctcACTATGTGGAgtaaacaaaataataacaaatagaagaataaaaaaatctgCCACCACTTCTTTCTTCCCTACCCTGCACGTGAGGTCAGAGGGATGATTTTAAAATCTGCTACCACTTCTTTCCCTCCTTCATAATATCCCCCTCCCCAATTCTCTTTCCCCATCGCCTGTCCAAGCCTCtcctctctactctctctctctctcaaaaccacaactttttcttcctttctctctctagaaaaacCACACcctccatttttctttctttccatctATCTatatctttgaaaaaaaaacagaagaaaaaaaaatggaggaagagagagatcgATCGATCGATCAGAATTTGAGTGAAAAAAATGGCACAGAGAGCCGAGAAGGAAGAGACAGAGTTCAAGGTCCCCGAAACTCTAACGCACTACGTCAACAACTGTGGCGTCACCGATAATCCCTCCACCAACAACTTGTGCCAGAAGTGCTTCAACACCGCCACCACCTCATCGTCGTTTTCGTCCGCGGCGATTTTCAAGCTTTCTGCGGAGAAAAGTCCGATATCTACCTCATCCTTCAGCTTCGAGGCCCTAGCCGAGACCTTTCGGAAGACGACGGCGTCGGAGATCGCGAGATCGGACGAATCGCTGAATAGGCGCGTGGTCAATCGGTGCTCCGAATGCCGGAGAAAGGTCGGGTTGACCGGATTTCGGTTTCatctcgcgatattatcgatattatcaataatatcgcgatatatttCCCAAATAATGTATTAAAATGCTGAAAATATCGTTTCCAATattatcgcgataatatcgacgaaAATATCAATATATGATAATTAAGTGGATACGTGTGAAAATATCGTTCTctaaaaaaaacgatattatcagcGAAATATCGccaataatatcgatattttggtCATTGGTCGAAAGTAAGTAATTCTATTTGTTCTAAATAGTTGAACATGTTGGTTAACCTTTACGTTACTTGTGATAAGAAGTTTGGTAAATATAAATACAAAGCACTTGACGCTAAAAGTATTTGACATATTTGAGAGTTTTGTTCTCTTATTTCGTCTTTCTTGGGACGAATCCGTGCGTTTGAGTTATGATTTTAatgttaattttatttattggtACAACATTAttgttaataatattttttgtttgttgagaGTTAATGATATTAAATTAGACACGTATCGTTCTTGTGGGATATTAGAAAAGAATAATCAACTATCAAGGAGCTTGCATTATATGAACATATTATTTGGTTGTCGGGGTCCAATGCTTATGTGTGCATTCAATAATTTGTATGCATtctctttgtatttaaaaataaaatatgcaatGTGTATTATtagaaaaataatacaaataataaTACATCGAAAACGACTAATTTTCAGTCTTGGAGGCTTTgagccatctctctctctttctaattTGTCTTCCACTTTGTTGGAACTAAAAAGGAAAtttgaatccaaagaagtgAAACACCATGAGCGATGTTGAGGTCCGGAATTCAAAGTGAAATTTTTGTACAATCAACTTTAATATTAAACCCTATACTAAAATGCAgaaaaattaaaccctatacTAAAATTCTTATGTTGCAGCTATGAAGCACGGATACAAGAGCGGAGTTTAGCAAttcataaaaattcaaaatttataggtTCGGAAGGGGCATGAATTCCCTTACTtaaaaaacaacattaaaatattttttttttgtcgaagatGAAATATTATTAGATATAAATTGAAATGTTTACATCAGAAGCCAGAGTATTAAACAATCGCTCTGGTTAAAAGCAGTCCCACATATGGTAGGCCCCCACACGCGTGACGTAAGTTGCCACCAGATGCATAGCCTCATTACAGGCTAAAGGGGTGAAAAGAAACTCTACTGAACTCAATTGCTGCTTAATATGATGAATGTCCTAGATAACACCTTCCATGACAGCCTCCTGTAACGACCTGTCCCCAAATATcttggtttttataattttattgcaTAAATTTACGAAAATTCCCTTCAAGGAAGaaatgttgacttttgttgatcgTCTTGTCATGTCACATAAGATTCATTTCCTTAGCTTATCCTTGTAGCACTTGTCGTTACGAACGCGTGGGCGCAAACATAATGTAAtttggagttttaacaaaagaGTTATAAATGAACAAAGTTGAGGgcaaaatggtcatttgaccatAAATCTAGAGGGCTCCAAATTTGATGGAGCAGCAATCTGGAAGCCACGTGTGTGGTTGtgatggaaagaagagaagagaaatgagggaaatgagggagagaCGGGACCAATCAGGAGATGAGAAGGGAGGGAAAAGAAAGAGGGAAAGGGTTAGACAACCCGAGTCCCCTTGGCCCGTTTCTCTTTTTGCGACCCAACTTGACGGAAACAATGGTTTCTGATGTTTTCTCCAGCCAAATTTAGGTGAATTACACCGAATTATCACTTGGAAACAAATCCCCGACCTTCCCTCTCCCATTTGCACCCAAAATTCGATGGAAATTGGCCTCAAATTGGGTAAAATGCACCGATGGGTTTCGTGGGTGCACGGTGGCGATCAACCGTTTCTACAAGCATCACTGTTGACCACCACCATGGTTCAACTCTTCTTGAGCCCAGGAACAAACCCCAAACAAGTGTAGGGGCGGCGGAGCTGCGGATTTGCCGAATTAAGGTTCACTCGTTTATAGGGTTTCCAGTGGATGTAGGAGTTTTCAGGCTACTTCCCGGCCGAAATGGACTTTGGCCCAGGTAAGAGAGTTCTTCCCTTTGATGAGCTCTacattcctgtaaaatttggtgaaTTTTAGAATTGGTCGGAATTTGTAGTTTCTGTTCGTCGGAAACCGCCATATGCAATGGCATGTGGTCTTCTGGGTTGCCGTCTTGTGGCAGCTCATGCGTCGACGCGTGGGGGAACCCGAGCTCCTTCCTTAGGTTTTTTGATGTGCTGGATCTGAATCGccatccgttttcccaaattctaaTATTTTAGTAAAGTTTATTAAATGGTCTCTAGTTGTGTTTATGTGTGTTAGTTGGAAGTGATCCCATCTTCTCTAGTTCGAGCGGTTCCCCATCAACAAAATATTTTTGCAAACCTTCCAGATAAAATGGCGAAGCTTGGGAGGAGCCTTCAAATGCCATAATGTCGAATAGGATCCTTGATGTGTTCCGCACTTGATTGTCCCACACCCTTTCGCCCAAGCTCCCCACTTCGATTCATCTCTTGAGCAACCATATACCCGGATTTAACTGAATACAACCCATTTCGTGTATAATGCCAAATAATTCGATCAGGGCACCCAAATTAACTAATCGGCATACTTAAAAATAATACGGGCTTCCTCATTATTAAAATAACGGCCAATAATATCCTTCTTCCATTTACCTCCTGGGGCCATAATATCGTCAACCATTTCTGGCATCTCCACGTGGCAcaaaagaaggagaaaagtaCGCGGAGTAAGCAACCAGGGGTTCTTCACAATCTGAATGCTCCTAACATCCCCAACCCTCCATTGTATTCCACCTTTCAATATTTTTCTCCCCTACAAAATTCATTTCCATCCCCAAGAAGTACCTCGTCCCACTGGTGCATCCAAAATAGACGATGAAGGCTAGTATTTAGGTCGAAGAACTTTAGCCAAGAGAGAGTCCGGATTACATATAATGCGCCACCCAACCTTCGCAAGCATAGCTAAGTTAAAGGAAATAATTTCGTTGAAACCAAGCCCTCCAATTGCTTTCCCTTTTGCAACTTTACTCCAAACCATCCAATGAACTCCCTTCTTTGTTTTCTGGTCCATCCACCAAAATTGTGCAATCACTTGTTCAATTTCCTTTGCCAATTTAATGGGTAGCTGGAAACAAGACATTGTATAATTAGGTAAAGCAGCAGCCACACTTTTAAGTAGTACCTCATTCCCATCAACCAACAGAAACTGTTCCGCCCATCCATTAATTCTCTCATCCAGCCTATTCCGTACATCTTCGAACACTTTCTTTTTGAACCCCCAAACTCCACTTGGAGACCCAAGTATTTTCCAAAACTCTCCTAATATTTAATCCCCAAAACCTCCGATAACCTAACTTTCAATACTTGTGGACAACTAGAGCTAAAATAGGCTGAACTCTTCTCTAGATTAATAAATTGCCTAGACCCCTCGACATATTGTTGGAGTAAACAATTAACATGTGTAGCCTTTGTTTCTGTAGCCTGGCAAAAGAGAACCAAGTCATCCGCAAAGAAGACATGGGAAAGGGGCTCGGCAAGGTGGTTAACTGTCATCCCCCGAATGCGTCCAACCCTCTCCTCATTTTGAATTAGGGCTGAAAAACCTTTGTCACAAATTAAGAACAGAAAAGGCAATAAAAGGTCCCCTTGACGAAGTCCTCTATATGGTGTGATATATCATGTGGCCTCACCTTTAATAACCACACTATATGAAACGGTTTGCACACACTCCATCACCCATTGGCATAATATATCGTCAAATCCCAATTTGTGCAACATAGCGTTCATAAAAGGCCATTCAACTCGGTCATAGGCTTTCGCCATATCCAATTTTATCGCCATAAAATTAAGGGAAccttaacgaaaagcttctggtactgttcactttaacgaaaaatcacatttttatactaaaaagtcaatcctgatactattcactttaccctttattttatcttcatcgttaaaactcaaagttttcaaactcttttcattagttttccttaaaattaatACCTTCATCATTTCCTTGCTTCATGGAATGTAGCAACTCGTGAACCACTAAAATATTATCCGAAATTTGCCGTCCCACAACAAAACTTTCTTGCCATTGCAATtttcaaatacaaaataaaacataaCAAATTCAACGTACATAACAAAAGATGAGAGAGTTTTAGGACAAGTAGACAAGTAGTTTTACTAGAGTAAAAATAATCCTCCTGCAGTGAAATTACCATTACTTGGTATTTTGAGAAAGTTTTAAAAGAGTAAGTTACCTTTTTCACCCTTTACAAACTTCACATAGTTGCCTACAAATCCATTGACAAACTACACACTTTGAGAGGACAAAAGAGGAATAATGGGGAAATTAGGATTGAATGCCACTTTGCAATCGAGTCCAGGAGACTGGAATTATTTCTGAAATTACTTGTGATACGAAGCTGACGTTTCTAACTATCTCCAAGGATTGTGAAGGATGCTCCACTAGAAATATTCTTGTTATTGCTTCGACTCATACTCTCTGAAAAGTGGATGGATCCCTTGGATTTTATAACAACTATATTCTACATGCTGAATTGTATAACACAAAGTATTgacttctttttgttttcttggatgAAACAAGAACATCAAATTCCGGTATTATTTGTTCACCAATTCCACATTCAACACACAAGTACAAGAGAAGTAAAATAACATTTTGGAGAAAATATTGGCTCCAAGAGACCAATCAGTGTCGAATTGCATCACCTTAAAGATACGACAGAGGGTACAAAAACCGACTCGATCAACATCACACAAGTACCAGTAAAACTAGCCGGTGAGCGCAGAGTTGAGGGCACTATGCACATCGACTCCAATCTGGGCTTCGGCTTTCTCCAAGTCAGTTGACGCTGAGTTCAGCTTCTGGTTGAACTCTGCAAGCCCCTTCTGGACAAGACTTGCATCGACACGGTCAAGTGGGACTGCCTCTACAGCAATTATGTCTGCAATAGAGTTGGCGTGGATGAATGCAAAACCACTGCTGACAAAATACTTTGTGACATCAGTTCCTTCATGTACCGACATGACCCCGGGTTTCAACTCTGCAATTGTTGCTACATGTCCAGGAAGAACACCCATATGCCCAGTGCTCGCTGGTATTATTACCATGTCAACCTGTTAAGATATGAATTGTAGAAACTAAGGAATATAGTACAAAATCCATGGATATCGAACCAAATACAAACAATTTTAATGCAAAACAAAACTCTTGGCATCGCTTCTTTGGATTACTGGTGCACACAATCAACAGATAATGTTGCTGCTAAAAAGTTTGTTCTCAACAGTCATAGAGTTTGGCAACAGACATGGTGACCTcacttacaaaagaaaaaattgaatttaacattatcaaattCTGTTAACTCTATCAATTTCCACTTTGGCGAGAGACTTTGagtcataaattttttttattttctctgcaGAAGATGGAACTCAGCTTCAAGAAACTAATCTCAGATAACATTAAAAATAGTCATGCAATTATGCAACTAATCATTGTGTTTAGTTCCATATATTTACTCTATCAGAAGCAAGTTATGCTGAAAGTTTCAGTTTCAGTTTCAGTGCAGTCTATCAATGTCAGAAATGGCAGTGAAAAGGATAGTAAAGAGGGTGTTCAATGATTATCCAAGTCCAACGCTATAAATGCAAGACCCCTATGAAACTGAGGAGGGAGAGCATGTTGATCTCAAAATGCATCACCAAaaactttttcttaatttgtggaGAAAGAGAGATTCATTTGGTTTTACTGGGACAAAGCCATCTTTAGTTCCATATGggataaataaaacaaaaatattggaCAAGTATAATATGCCATGATGTACTTACCCTTGCTATTTGAAAAGATTCACAGAGCAGTAAAAAGGAAAATATGACACCATTCGTATAATATGGAACGTAACTTTCAGTTTTCAAATAGAAGTAACCTAGATTATGCACAGGAGCAAATGCATTACACAAAACACACAGGTAGAAAACTAACAATTTAAAATCAACGGGACCTTGACATTTTTTTGGGTATGCAACCATGTACTAAAGTCCGCAAATTTTTTAAAAGGGAACCTCAAATGCATTAACAAAACACACATTTTCCAGAACTTTAGCTCAAATGCATTAACAAAACACATTTTCCAGAACTTTAGCTTTCATTACAAGCAGTATTGGTTTCTCCTCGGATTGAAAAGTCCGCAAATTTTTTAGAAGGGACCTTAAAATG
This is a stretch of genomic DNA from Malus domestica chromosome 02, GDT2T_hap1. It encodes these proteins:
- the LOC103407067 gene encoding zinc finger A20 and AN1 domain-containing stress-associated protein 5-like yields the protein MAQRAEKEETEFKVPETLTHYVNNCGVTDNPSTNNLCQKCFNTATTSSSFSSAAIFKLSAEKSPISTSSFSFEALAETFRKTTASEIARSDESLNRRVVNRYEARIQERSLAIHKNSKFIGSEGA
- the LOC103406710 gene encoding ATP synthase subunit delta', mitochondrial, with product MFRRATTLLTRSTIPLRARPFSTDVAESVPADSTFTDAWKKVVPHIDPPKTPLTFMKPRPATPSSIPTKLTVNFVLPYASELSAKEVDMVIIPASTGHMGVLPGHVATIAELKPGVMSVHEGTDVTKYFVSSGFAFIHANSIADIIAVEAVPLDRVDASLVQKGLAEFNQKLNSASTDLEKAEAQIGVDVHSALNSALTG